Proteins encoded by one window of Vigna radiata var. radiata cultivar VC1973A chromosome 5, Vradiata_ver6, whole genome shotgun sequence:
- the LOC106760593 gene encoding nodulin-30-like — translation MERKRVILISVLLFMSVVVAEEAGAGDAIKPIEDAATSDAAEDAGTDETAXXAKDVGXSLAINQILNGQTQGYESPRFKRFVTHCSSHVAETCSGNSPMHHGGGGTNGQXGLSQCLFDSMEACLVDHNAPLYETTSSDKPKQSIQYLPVLVETVKFKTVLRTCSYVTAQSCLSGSNVDASALSACLLPSLNWCVYPMQPPPSPPTSTSTCITSLFS, via the coding sequence AtggagagaaagagagtcaTACTAATATCTGTCTTATTGTTCATGAGTGTGGTGGTTGCAGAAGAGGCTGGTGCTGGTGATGCCATTAAACCTATAGAAGATGCTGCAACAAGTGATGCTGCAGAAGATGCTGGAACTGATGAAACCGCTNATNTTGCTAAAGACGTTGGTNTNAGCTTGGCAATTAATCAAATACTTAATGGACAAACTCAAGGGTACGAGTCTCCGAGGTTCAAGAGGTTTGTGACACATTGCAGCTCACATGTTGCTGAAACATGCAGTGGAAACAGTCCAATGCATCATGGCGGTGGTGGAACCAATGGCCAATNAGGGTTATCTCAATGCCTTTTTGATTCCATGGAAGCATGCTTGGTAGACCACAACGCCCCACTTTATGAAACAACTTCTTCCGATAAACCTAAACAGTCAATTCAATATTTGCCAGTGCTCGTTGAGACTGTAAAGTTTAAAACAGTCTTGAGAACCTGCTCTTATGTCACTGCACAAAGTTGTTTGAGTGGTTCTAACGTTGATGCATCCGCCTTATCAGCTTGTCTTCTACCATCTTTGAATTGGTGTGTGTACCCTATGcaaccaccaccatcaccaccgaCGTCGACATCGACATGTATCACTTCTTTATTCTCTTAA